The Microcebus murinus isolate Inina chromosome 4, M.murinus_Inina_mat1.0, whole genome shotgun sequence genome has a segment encoding these proteins:
- the ZNHIT2 gene encoding zinc finger HIT domain-containing protein 2, with protein sequence MEPAGPCSFCPVGEAQPARYTCPRCNVPYCSLRCYRAHGTCAENFYRDQVLGELRGRSASPSRLASALRRLRQQRETEDEPAETGFSPGSAHGGLSGLWERLAPTEKAAFERLLSRGEAGRLLPPWRPWWWGRRTGPRLLEEVDDASGSDAGEPEPAPARTPPESVKDDEAAEPAAFERVPGDAPGACTPPVPTRIPALASLSRGPLSPLVRFQLPNVLFAYAHTLALYHGGDDALLSEFCASLLGVSGALGAQQVFACAEEALEAAAHVLEAGEHPPGPLGTRGAMLEAARILQGEGPANQKGYTLAALGHLVQTLGRARKQVVDREEQDRLYRARKKCQFLLAWTNENEAALTPLALDCTRAHRAHAVAAEEVAALTGELERLWGGPMPPAPRTLIEELPG encoded by the coding sequence ATGGAGCCGGCCGGGCCCTGTAGTTTCTGCCCGGTAGGGGAGGCCCAGCCGGCGCGTTACACCTGCCCTCGCTGTAACGTGCCCTACTGCTCGCTGCGCTGCTACCGGGCGCATGGCACCTGCGCCGAAAACTTCTACCGAGACCAGGTGCTTGGAGAGCTCCGCGGCCGCAGCGCCTCGCCCAGCCGCCTGGCAAGCGCCCTGCGCCGGCTGCGCCAGCAACGCGAGACCGAGGACGAGCCCGCGGAGACAGGCTTCAGCCCCGGCTCGGCGCACGGCGGCCTCTCAGGACTCTGGGAGCGGCTGGCGCCGACCGAAAAGGCGGCTTTCGAGCGGCTACTGAGCCGCGGCGAGGCCGGGCGGTTGCTGCCTCCGTGGCGGCCGTGGTGGTGGGGCCGCAGGACTGGACCGCGGCTTCTGGAGGAGGTGGATGATGCCTCGGGGAGTGACGCCGGGGAACCGGAGCCCGCCCCTGCGAGGACCCCGCCAGAATCGGTGAAAGATGATGAAGCCGCAGAACCCGCGGCCTTCGAGCGGGTCCCTGGAGACGCCCCAGGGGCCTGCACGCCCCCTGTGCCCACTCGCATCCCCGCGCTGGCCAGCCTGAGCCGTGGCCCTCTCTCGCCGCTCGTGCGCTTCCAGCTGCCCAACGTGCTCTTCGCCTACGCGCACACTTTGGCCCTCTACCATGGTGGCGACGACGCGCTGCTGTCTGAATTCTGTGCCTCGCTGCTGGGCGTTTCCGGAGCCCTGGGCGCCCAGCAAGTCTTTGCCTGTGCAGAGGAAGCCCTGGAGGCCGCAGCCCACGTGCTGGAAGCAGGCGAGCACCCCCCTGGGCCCCTGGGTACGCGCGGTGCTATGCTCGAGGCTGCCCGCATCTTGCAGGGCGAGGGCCCAGCCAACCAAAAAGGCTACACGTTGGCAGCATTGGGGCACCTGGTGCAGACCCTGGGCCGGGCCCGGAAACAGGTCGTGGATAGGGAAGAGCAAGATCGCCTCTACCGGGCCCGGAAGAAGTGCCAGTTCCTCCTGGCCTGGACCAACGAAAACGAGGCAGCCCTCACACCCTTGGCTCTAGACTGCACCAGGGCCCACAGAGCCCATGCTGTGGCAGCGGAAGAGGTGGCAGCCCTCACTGGGGAGCTGGAGCGGCTGTGGGGAGGCCCCATGCCACCTGCCCCAAGGACTCTCATTGAGGAGCTCCCTGGCTAA
- the FAU gene encoding ubiquitin-like FUBI-ribosomal protein eS30 fusion protein has translation MQLFVRAQELHTLEVTGQETVAQIKDHVASLEGIAPEDQVVLLAGTPLEDEAILSQCGVEALTTLEVAGRMLGGKVHGSLARAGKVRGQTPKVAKQEKKKKKTGRAKRRMQYNRRFVNVVPTFGKKKGPNANS, from the exons ATGCAGCTCTTTGTCCGCGCCCAGGAGCTACACACCCTCGAGGTGACCGGCCAGGAGACGGTCGCTCAGATCAAG GATCATGTAGCCTCACTAGAGGGCATTGCCCCGGAAGATCAAGTCGTGCTCCTGGCAGGCACGCCCCTGGAGGATGAGGCTATCCTGAGCCAGTGTGGGGTGGAGGCCCTGACAACTTTGGAAGTAGCCGGCCGCATGCTCGGAG GTAAAGTTCATGGTTCCCTGGCTCGTGCTGGGAAAGTGAGAGGTCAGACTCCTAAG GTGGCCAAacaggagaagaagaagaagaagacaggcCGGGCCAAGCGGCGGATGCAGTACAATCGGCGCTTTGTCAATGTTGTGCCTACCTTTGGCAAGAAGAAGGGCCCCAATGCCAACTCTTAA
- the CATSPERH gene encoding cation channel sperm-associated auxiliary subunit TMEM262 isoform X2 — protein sequence MRWQDRLAVLFFPQGMMLTMAALMLFFIHLGVFTSDVHNLCVTHHYEHMSFHYTVVLTFSQVISICWAAMGSLYSEMMENNVARSHVLQPHVSGVSGHPLPAGEPLRPGA from the exons ATGCGGTGGCAGGACCGCTTGGCTGTGCTCTTCTTCCCTCAGGGCATGATGCTCACCATGGCTGCGCTGATGCTCTTCTTCATACACCTGGGTGTCTTTACCAGCGACGTGCACAACTTGTGTGTCACCCACCACTATGAGCATATGAGCTTCCACTACACAGTCGTCCTGACG TTCTCCCAGGTGATCAGCATCTGCTGGGCTGCCATGGGGTCACTCTACTCGGAGATGATGGAAAACA ATGTGGCaaggag TCATGTTCTTCAACCGCATGTCTCTGGAGTTTCTGGCCATCCACTACCGGCAGGAGAACCACTGAGGCCTGGGGCCTGA
- the TM7SF2 gene encoding delta(14)-sterol reductase TM7SF2 isoform X2, with amino-acid sequence MAPPQGPRAPLEFGGPLGAAALLLLLPATMFHLLLVARSGPARLLAPPPYLPGLEALWSPEALLLWLTWLGLQAALYLLPARKVAEGQELKDKSRLWYPINGFQALVLTSLLVVLGLSGGLPLGALPEMLLPLAFSATLTAFIFSLFLYMKALVAPVSALAPGGNSGNPIYDFFLGRELNPRIYSFDFKYFCELRPGLIGWVLINLALLVQEAELQGSPSLAMWLVNGFQLLYVGDALWHEEAVLTTMDITHDGFGFMLAFGDLAWVPFTYSLQAQFLLYHPQTLSLPMASVICLINAIGYYIFRGANSQKNTFRRNPSDPRVAGLETISTATGRQLLVSGWWGMVRHPNYLGDLIMALAWSLPCDLEPFTVES; translated from the exons ATGGCCCCTCCTCAGGGTCCCCGGGCCCCATTGGAATTCGGGGGTCCCCTGG gcgcTGCGgcgctgctgctgttgctgcctgCCACCATGTTCCACCTGCTCCTGGTGGCCCGCTCCGGCCCCGCGCGCCTCCTAGCCCCACCCCCCTACCTGCCGGGGCTGGAAGCGCTGTGGAGCCCGGAGGCGCTGCTGCTATGGCTCACCTGGCTCGGCCTGCAGGCGGCGCTCTACCTATTGCCGGCGCGCAAG GTGGCCGAGGGGCAGGAATTGAAGGACAAGAGTCGTCTGTGGTACCCCATTAACG GCTTCCAGGCCCTGGTGCTGACCTCCCTGTTGGTGGTGCTGGGGCTGTCAGGGGGGCTGCCCCTGGGGGCACTCCCAGAAATGCTCCTGCCCCTGGCGTTTTCAGCCACCCTCACCGCTTTCATCTTCAGCCTCTTTCTCTATATGAAGGCTCTGGTAGCACCTGTCTCCGCCCTGGCACCTGGGGGGAACTCAG GTAATCCAATTTATGACTTTTTCCTGGGACGGGAGCTCAACCCTCGAATTTATTCCTTTGACTTCAAGTATTTCTGCGAACTTCGGCCTGGCCTCATCGGCTGG GTCCTCATTAACCTGGCCCTGCTGGtgcaggaggcagagctgcagGGTAGTCCCTCACTGGCCATGTGGCTGGTCAATGGCTTCCAGTTACTCTATGTGGGCGATGCTCTCTGGCACGAG GAGGCTGTCCTCACCACCATGGACATCACACATGATGGGTTTGGCTTCATGCTGGCCTTTGGGGACCTAGCCTGGGTACCCTTCACTTACAGCCTGCAGGCCCAGTTCCTGCTTTATCATCCGCAAACCCTGAGCTTGCCCATGGCCTCTGTCATCTGCCTCATCAATG CCATTGGTTACTACATCTTCCGTGGGGCTAATTCCCAGAAAAACACTTTCCGAAGGAATCCTTCTGATCCCAGAGTGGCTG GCCTTGAAACCATCTCTACAGCCACAGGACGGCAGCTGCTGGTGTCTGGGTGGTGGGGTATGGTCCGACATCCCAACTACCTTGGAGATCTCATCATGGCTCTGGCCTGGTCCTTGCCCTGCG ACCTTGAACCTTTCACTGTTGAGTCCTGA
- the ZFPL1 gene encoding zinc finger protein-like 1, whose protein sequence is MGLCKCPKRKVTSLFCFEHRVNVCEHCLTANHAKCIVHSYLNWLQDSEYNPNCHLCDTPLASRETTRLICYDIFHWACINERAAQLPQNTAPAGYQCPVCNGPIFPPNNLDGPVVSALKEKLATVNWARAGLGLPLIDEVVSPEPEPLDTSDFSDWSSFNASSTSRPEEIDSASAAPTFYSQAPRAPASPGRPEQHTVIHMGNPEPLTHAPRKVYDTRDDDRAPGLHEDCDDDKYRRRPALGWLAQLLRSRAGSRKRPLTLLQRAGLLLLLGLLGFLALLALMSRLGRAAADSDPNLDPLMNPHIRVGPS, encoded by the exons ATGGGGCTTTGCAAGTGCCCCAAGAGGAAGGTGACCAGCCTGTTCTGCTTTGAACACCGAGTCAACGTCTGCGAGCACTGCCTGACAGCCAATCACGCCAAG TGCATCGTCCATTCCTACCTGAATTGGCTCCAAGATAGCGAGTACAACCCTAATTGCCACCTGTGTGATACGCCCCTGGCCAGTCGGGAGACGACCCGCCTCATCTGCTATG ATATCTTTCACTGGGCCTGCATCAATGAACGTGCCGCCCAGCTACCCCAAAACACTGCGCCTGCTGGCTACCAGTGCCCTGTCTGCAATGGCCCCATCTTTCCGCCAAACAACCTGGATGGTCCTGTGGTTTCTGCACTGAAAGAGAAGCTGGCCACAGTCAACTGGGCCCGGGCAGGATTGGGCCTCCCTCTG ATTGATGAGGTGGTGAGTCCAGAGCCTGAGCCCCTCGACACTTCTGACTTCTCTGACTGGTCAAGCTTTAATG CCAGCAGTACCTCCAGACCAGAGGAGATAGACAGCGCCTCTGCTGCCCCAACCTTCTACAGCCAGGCCCCCCGGGCCCCTGCTTCCCCAGGCCGGCCCGAGCAGCACACGGTGATCCACATGGGCAATCCTGAACCCTTGACGCACG CCCCGAGGAAGGTATATGACACACGGGATGATGACCGGGCACCGGGCCTTCATGAGGATTGTGACGATGACAAGTACCGTCGCCGgcctgccctgggctggctggCCCAGCTGCTCAG GAGCCGGGCTGGGTCTCGTAAGCGGCCACTGACCCTGCTCCAGCGGGCAGGGCTGCTGCTACTGTTGGGGCTGCTGGGCTTCCTGGCCCTCCTTGCCCTCATGTCTCGCCTGGGCCGGGCTGCGGCTGACAGCGATCCCAACCTGGACCCGCTCATGAACCCTCACATCCGTGTGGGGCCTTCCTGA
- the CATSPERH gene encoding cation channel sperm-associated auxiliary subunit TMEM262 isoform X1 has translation MRWQDRLAVLFFPQGMMLTMAALMLFFIHLGVFTSDVHNLCVTHHYEHMSFHYTVVLTFSQVISICWAAMGSLYSEMMENSLLQSFSLIILMLNGVMFFNRMSLEFLAIHYRQENH, from the exons ATGCGGTGGCAGGACCGCTTGGCTGTGCTCTTCTTCCCTCAGGGCATGATGCTCACCATGGCTGCGCTGATGCTCTTCTTCATACACCTGGGTGTCTTTACCAGCGACGTGCACAACTTGTGTGTCACCCACCACTATGAGCATATGAGCTTCCACTACACAGTCGTCCTGACG TTCTCCCAGGTGATCAGCATCTGCTGGGCTGCCATGGGGTCACTCTACTCGGAGATGATGGAAAACAGTTTACTTCAGAGCTTTTCCCTGATCATCCTAA TGCTCAATGGAGTCATGTTCTTCAACCGCATGTCTCTGGAGTTTCTGGCCATCCACTACCGGCAGGAGAACCACTGA
- the TM7SF2 gene encoding delta(14)-sterol reductase TM7SF2 isoform X1: MAPPQGPRAPLEFGGPLGAAALLLLLPATMFHLLLVARSGPARLLAPPPYLPGLEALWSPEALLLWLTWLGLQAALYLLPARKVAEGQELKDKSRLWYPINGFQALVLTSLLVVLGLSGGLPLGALPEMLLPLAFSATLTAFIFSLFLYMKALVAPVSALAPGGNSGNPIYDFFLGRELNPRIYSFDFKYFCELRPGLIGWVLINLALLVQEAELQGSPSLAMWLVNGFQLLYVGDALWHEEAVLTTMDITHDGFGFMLAFGDLAWVPFTYSLQAQFLLYHPQTLSLPMASVICLINAIGYYIFRGANSQKNTFRRNPSDPRVAGLETISTATGRQLLVSGWWGMVRHPNYLGDLIMALAWSLPCGVSHLLPYFYLLYFTALLVHREARDERQCLQKYGLAWHEYCRRVPYRIVPYVY, encoded by the exons ATGGCCCCTCCTCAGGGTCCCCGGGCCCCATTGGAATTCGGGGGTCCCCTGG gcgcTGCGgcgctgctgctgttgctgcctgCCACCATGTTCCACCTGCTCCTGGTGGCCCGCTCCGGCCCCGCGCGCCTCCTAGCCCCACCCCCCTACCTGCCGGGGCTGGAAGCGCTGTGGAGCCCGGAGGCGCTGCTGCTATGGCTCACCTGGCTCGGCCTGCAGGCGGCGCTCTACCTATTGCCGGCGCGCAAG GTGGCCGAGGGGCAGGAATTGAAGGACAAGAGTCGTCTGTGGTACCCCATTAACG GCTTCCAGGCCCTGGTGCTGACCTCCCTGTTGGTGGTGCTGGGGCTGTCAGGGGGGCTGCCCCTGGGGGCACTCCCAGAAATGCTCCTGCCCCTGGCGTTTTCAGCCACCCTCACCGCTTTCATCTTCAGCCTCTTTCTCTATATGAAGGCTCTGGTAGCACCTGTCTCCGCCCTGGCACCTGGGGGGAACTCAG GTAATCCAATTTATGACTTTTTCCTGGGACGGGAGCTCAACCCTCGAATTTATTCCTTTGACTTCAAGTATTTCTGCGAACTTCGGCCTGGCCTCATCGGCTGG GTCCTCATTAACCTGGCCCTGCTGGtgcaggaggcagagctgcagGGTAGTCCCTCACTGGCCATGTGGCTGGTCAATGGCTTCCAGTTACTCTATGTGGGCGATGCTCTCTGGCACGAG GAGGCTGTCCTCACCACCATGGACATCACACATGATGGGTTTGGCTTCATGCTGGCCTTTGGGGACCTAGCCTGGGTACCCTTCACTTACAGCCTGCAGGCCCAGTTCCTGCTTTATCATCCGCAAACCCTGAGCTTGCCCATGGCCTCTGTCATCTGCCTCATCAATG CCATTGGTTACTACATCTTCCGTGGGGCTAATTCCCAGAAAAACACTTTCCGAAGGAATCCTTCTGATCCCAGAGTGGCTG GCCTTGAAACCATCTCTACAGCCACAGGACGGCAGCTGCTGGTGTCTGGGTGGTGGGGTATGGTCCGACATCCCAACTACCTTGGAGATCTCATCATGGCTCTGGCCTGGTCCTTGCCCTGCG gggTGTCCCACCTGCTACCCTACTTCTACCTCCTCTACTTTACCGCACTGCTGGTGCACCGTGAGGCCCGGGATGAGCGGCAGTGTCTGCAGAAGTATGGCCTGGCCTGGCATGAATACTGCCGGCGTGTGCCTTACCGCATCGTGCCCTATGTCTACTGA
- the VPS51 gene encoding vacuolar protein sorting-associated protein 51 homolog → MAAGPDHGSGPGDSPEGPEAEAPERRRKAHGMLKLYYGLSEGEAAGRPAGPDPLDPTDLNGAHFDPEVYLDKLRRECPLAQLMDSETDMVRQIRALDSDMQTLVYENYNKFISATDTIRKMKNDFRKMEDEMDRLATNMAVITDFSARISATLQDRHERITKLAGVHALLRKLQFLFELPSRLTKCVELGAYGQAVRYQGRAQAVLQQYQHLPSFRAIQDDCQVITARLVQQLRQRFREGGSGAPEQAECVELLLALGEPAEELCEEFLAHARGRLEEELRSLEAELGPSPPAPDVLEFTDHGGSGFVGGLCQVAAAYQELFAAQGPAGAEKLAAFARELGGRYFALVERRLAQEQGGGDNSLLVRALDRFHRRLRAPGALLAAAGLAEAATEIVERVARERLGHHLQGLRAAFLGCLTDVRQALAAPRLAGKEGPGLAELLANVASSILSHIKASLAAVHLFTAKEVSFSNKPYFRGEFCSQGVREGLIVGFIRSMCQTAQSFCDSPGEKGGATPPALLLLLSRLCLDYETATISYILTLTDEQFLVQDQSPVTPVSTLCAEARETARRLLTHYVKVQGLVISQMLRKSVETRDWLSTLEPRNVRAVMKRVVEDTTAIDVQVGLLYEEGVRKAQSSDSSKRTFSVYSSSRQQGRYAPSYTPSAPMDTNLLSNIQKLFSERIDVFSPVEFNKVSVLTGIIKISLKTLLECVRLRTFGRFGLQQVQVDCHFLQLYLWRFVADEELVHLLLDEVVASAALRCPDPVPMEPSVVEVICERG, encoded by the exons ATGGCTGCCGGGCCAGACCACGGGTCTGGACCTGGGGACTCCCCCGAGGGGCCCGAGGCGGAGGCTCCAGAACGTCGGCGGAAGGCGCATGGAATGCTGAAGCTTTACTACGGCCTCTCGGAGGGGGAAGCGGCCGGGCGCCCCGCGGGACCAGACCCTCTGGACCCGACTGATCTCAACGGGGCGCACTTCGACCCGGAAGTGTATCTGgacaag CTGCGGAGAGAGTGCCCCCTGGCTCAGCTGATGGACAGTGAGACGGACATGGTGCGGCAGATCCGGGCTCTAGACAGCGACATGCAGACCCTGGTCTATGAGAACTACAACAAGTTCATCTCAGCCACAG ACACCATCCGGAAGATGAAGAACGACTTCCGGAAGATGGAGGACGAGATGGACCGGCTGGCCACCAACATGGCCGTCATCACAGACTTCAGCGCGCGCATCAGCGCCACACTGCAGGACCGCCACGAGCGCATCACCAAGCTGGCAG GGGTCCACGCGCTGCTGCGGAAGCTGCAGTTCCTTTTCGAGCTGCCTTCGCGCCTCACCAAGTGCGTGGAGCTGGGCGCCTACGGGCAGGCGGTGCGCTACCAGGGCCGCGCACAGGCCGTGCTGCAACAGTACCAGCACCTGCCCTCCTTCCGCGCCATCCAGGACGACTGCCAGGTCATCACGGCACGCCTGGTTCAGCAGTTGCGGCAGCGCTTCAG GGAGGGCGGCTCAGGCGCACCTGAGCAGGCTGAGTGCGTGGAgctgctgctggccctgggcGAGCCAGCGGAGGAGCTGTGCGAGGAGTTCCTGGCGCACGCCCGTGGGCGGCTGGAGGAGGAGCTGAGAAGCCTGGAGGCCGAACTGGGGCCCTCTCCTCCAGCTCCCGATGTGTTAGAGTTCACAGACCATGGCGGCAGTGGCTTCGTGGGCGGCCTCTGCCAGGTGGCAGCAGCCTACCAGGAGCTATTTGctgcccagggccctgcaggTGCCGAGAAATTGGCAGCCTTTGCCCGGGAGTTGGGAGGCCGCTACTTTGCGCTAGTGGAGCGCCGGCTGGCACAGGAGCAGGGTGGCGGTGACAACTCGCTGCTGGTGCGGGCGCTGGACCGCTTCCACCGGCGCCTGCGGGCCCCTGGGGCCCTGCTGGCGGCTGCTGGGCTCGCTGAGGCTGCCACAGAGATCGTGGAGCGAGTGGCCCGTGAGCGCCTGGGCCACCACCTGCAGGGCCTACGGGCGGCCTTCCTGGGTTGCCTGACTGACGTGCGCCAGGCTCTGGCTGCACCTCGCCTGGCTGGGAAGGAGGGCCCAGGCCTGGCCGAGTTGCTGGCCAATGTGGCCAGCTCCATCCTGAGCCACATCAAGGCGTCTTTGGCCGCAGTGCACCTCTTCACCGCCAAGGAGGTGTCCTTTTCCAACAAGCCCTATTTCCGG GGTGAATTCTGCAGCCAAGGCGTCCGTGAGGGTCTCATCGTGGGTTTCATCCGCTCCATGTGCCAGACAGCTCAGAGCTTCTGTGACAGCCCTGGGGAGAAGGGGGGTGCCACACCACCTGCCCTGCTCCTGTTGCTTTCCCGCCTCTGCCTAGATTATGAGACAGCCACCATCTCCTACATCCTCACCCTCACTGATGAACAATTTCTGGTGCAG GACCAGTCTCCAGTGACGCCCGTGAGCACACTGTGTGCGGAGGCCAGGGAGACAGCACGGCGGCTGCTGACCCACTACGTGAAGGTGCAGGGCCTAGTCATATCGCAGATGCTGCGCAAGAGTGTGGAGACCCGGGACTGGCTCAGTACCCTGGAGCCCCGGAACGTGCGTGCTGTCATGAAGCGGGTGGTAGAGGACACCACGGCCATCGATGTGCAG GTGGGGCTCCTGTACGAAGAGGGTGTTCGCAAGGCCCAGAGCAGCGACTCCAGCAAGAGGACCTTCTCGGTGTACAGCAGCTCTCGGCAGCAGGGCCGCTATGCACCTAGCTATACACCCAG TGCCCCGATGGACACCAACCTCTTGAGCAACATCCAGAAGCTATTCTCTGAACGTATTGATGTGTTCAGTCCTGTGGAGTTCAACAAG GTGTCGGTGCTGACTGGTATCATCAAGATCAGCCTGAAGACGTTGCTTGAGTGTGTCCGGTTGCGCACCTTTGGGCGCTTTGGGTTGCAGCAGGTGCAAGTGGACTGCCACTTTTTGCAGCTCTACCTGTGGCGCTTTGTGGCGGATGAGGAGCTCGTGCACCTGCTGCTGGACGAAGTGGTAGCCTCAGCTGCCCTTCGCTGCCCGGACCCAGTACCCATGGAACCCAGTGTGGTCGAGGTCATCTGTGAACGCGGCTAG
- the MRPL49 gene encoding large ribosomal subunit protein mL49 gives MAATMLRVTLRGWLPGVQRGCGLRLLSQTQGPLGYPSFVESVDEYQFVERLLPPTSIPKPPKHEHYPTPSGWQPPRDPPPNLPYFVRRSRMHNIPVYRDITHGNRLMTVIRKVEGDIWALQKDVEEFLRPLLGKTPITQVNEVTGTLRIKGYFDQQLKAWLLEKGF, from the exons ATGGCAGCTACCATGTTGCGGGTTACCCTACGCGGCTGGCTACCCGGCGTCCAGCGGGGCTGCGGGTTACGGCTGTTG AGCCAGACCCAGGGGCCTCTGGGTTACCCCAGCTTTGTGGAGTCCGTGGATGAATACCAGTTTGTGGAGCGCCTGTTACCCCCCACCAGCATCCCCAAACCCCCAAAGCATGAACATTATCCCACCCCTAGCGGCTGGCAGCCTCCCAGAG ACCCACCACCCAACCTGCCTTACTTTGTGCGGCGCTCTCGGATGCATAACATCCCTGTCTACAGGGACATCACACATGGCAACCGCCTGATGACTGTCATCCGGAAGGTGGAGGGGGACATCTGG GCCCTGCAGAAAGATGTAGAAGAGTTTCTGAGGCCACTGCTGGGGAAGACACCCATCACCCAGGTCAATGAGGTGACAGGTACCCTGCGGATTAAAGGCTACTTTGACCAGCAGCTCAAAGCCTGGCTCCTGGAGAAGGGCTTCTGA